From one Humulus lupulus chromosome 8, drHumLupu1.1, whole genome shotgun sequence genomic stretch:
- the LOC133797455 gene encoding pentatricopeptide repeat-containing protein At5g08510: MNHLKKIHAYTLRNGIDYTNNLILKVLQIPDIPYAHKLFDLIPKPTVFLYNKLLKAYSSHGQHHQCLSLFSHMCFQCFVPNEHSFPLLFSACASLSSPRLGQMIHSRFIKSGFSLDVFAETTLLDMYAKLGMLACARKQFDEMRAREIVTWNAMIAGYARSGDMERAMDLFGLMPNRNVVSWTTMISGYSQNGQYAKALEMFLRMEKERDAQPNEVTIASVLPACANLGALNIGKKIEEYARRSGFFKNLHVSNGILEMYARCGKIDIARQVFDEIGSRRNLCSWNSMIMALAVHGKCTEALHLFEKMLTVGIGPDDVTFVGLILSCTHGGMVTKGRQIFQSMEPNFGIAPKLEHYGCMVDLLGRAGQLEEAYDLIQDMPMKPDNVIWGALLGACSFHGNVEFAEKAAESLFELEPWNPANYVILSNIYASAGEWDGVARLRKVMKGGKITKAAGYSFIEERGQVHKFIVADKSHPRSDEIYALLDDFYAEVKLYRDVNYCLSKIEEIQF; encoded by the exons ATGAACCATCTTAAGAAGATTCACGCTTACACTCTTAGAAATGGCATAGACTACACCAACAATCTCATACTCAAGGTGCTCCAAATTCCAGATATTCCATATGCCCACAAACTGTTCGACCTTATTCCTAAGCCGACAGTTTTTCTCTATAACAAGCTCTTGAAGGCCTACTCTTCTCATGGTCAACACCACCAGTGCTTGTCTCTCTTCAGCCATATGTGCTTCCAGTGCTTCGTTCCAAATGAACATTCTTTCCCTTTGTTGTTTTCGGCCTGTGCTTCCCTTTCATCCCCTCGCCTAGGCCAGATGATCCATTCCCGTTTTATCAAATCGGGTTTTTCTTTAGACGTGTTCGCTGAAACGACTTTGCTTGACATGTACGCTAAACTGGGGATGCTGGCTTGTGCTCGCAAACAATTTGATGAAATGAGAGCTAGGGAAATAGTTACATGGAATGCTATGATTGCAGGCTATGCTAGGTCCGGAGACATGGAAAGAGCCATGGACTTGTTTGGCTTGATGCCTAACAGGAATGTGGTGTCTTGGACCACAATGATATCTGGGTATTCACAAAATGGTCAGTatgctaaggccttggagatgtTTCTGCGGATGGAAAAAGAGAGGGATGCACAGCCGAATGAAGTCACTATAGCTAGTGTTCTTCCAGCTTGTGCTAATCTTGGGGCACTTAATATTGGAAAGAAGATTGAAGAGTATGCAAGAAGAAGTGGGTTCTTCAAGAATTTGCATGTAAGTAATGGTATACTGGAAATGTATGCGAGGTGCGGTAAAATTGATATAGCTAGGCAAGTGTTCGATGAGATTGGGAGCAGGAGAAACCTGTGCTCTTGGAATTCAATGATCATGGCTTTGGCAGTCCATGGAAAATGCACAGAGGCTTTGCATCTTTTTGAAAAAATGCTG ACAGTAGGAATTGGACCAGATGATGTCACATTTGTGGGACTTATATTGTCATGTACTCACGGCGGAATGGTCACCAAAGGCCGCCAAATCTTCCAATCAATGGAGCCAAACTTTGGTATAGCTCCTAAGTTGGAACACTACGGATGCATGGTTGATCTTCTAGGCCGAGCTGGTCAATTGGAAGAAGCTTATGATCTGATACAAGACATGCCAATGAAACCAGATAACGTCATATGGGGTGCTCTTTTGGGCGCTTGCAGTTTTCATGGTAATGTCGAATTTGCCGAAAAAGCAGCCGAGTCCCTCTTCGAGCTTGAGCCATGGAATCCAGCAAACTATGTCATTCTTTCCAACATATATGCATCAGCGGGCGAATGGGACGGAGTTGCTAGGCTGAGGAAGGTGATGAAGGGAGGCAAAATTACCAAGGCAGCAGGGTATAGCTTCATTGAAGAAAGAGGTCAAGTTCATAAATTCATTGTGGCCGATAAGTCACATCCTAGAAGCGATGAAATATATGCTTTGTTGGATGATTTCTATGCAGAAGTGAAGCTTTATAGAGACGTAAATTATTGCTTATCTAAAATTGAAGAAATACAATTTTGA
- the LOC133797456 gene encoding calcium-transporting ATPase, endoplasmic reticulum-type, whose amino-acid sequence MEEKPFPAWSWSVEQCLKEYNVKLDKGLSGYEVERRRERYGWNELAKEKGKPLWRLVLQQFDDMLVKILLVAAFISFILAYMHGTESKESGFEAYVEPVVIVLILVINAIVGVWQESNAEKALEALKKMQCESGKVLRDGYLVPDLPARELVPGDVVELRVGDKVPADMRIASLKTSTLRVEQSSLTGEANPVLKGTEPVFMDDCELQAKENMVFAGTTVVNGSCICIVVSTGMNTEIGKIQKQIHEASLEESDTPLKKKLDEFGSRLTTAIGVVCLVVWIINYKNFLSWDLVDGKPTNIRFSFERCTYYFKIAVALAVAAIPEGLPAVITTCLALGTRKMAKKNAIVRKLPSVETLGCTTVICSDKTGTLTTNQMSVTEFFTLGGKTTASRIIHVEGTTYDPKDGGIVDWTCYNMDPNLQSIAEICAVCNDAGIYFDGNLYRATGLPTEAALKVLVKKMGVPDSKARNKIRETQLAASYLIDNSTVKLGCCEWWTKRSKKVATLEFDRVRKSMSVIAREPSGHNRLLVKGAVESLLERSSHVQLADGSLIPIDEPCSQSLLMKLSEMSSKGLRCLGLAYKDELGELSDYYSDSHPAHKMLLDPANYSGIESDLVFVGIVGLRDPPRDEVHKAIEDCKEAGIMVMVITGDNKSTAEAICQEIKLFSKGEDLRGRSFVGKEFMALSASEQVEILSKPGGKVFSRAEPRHKQEIVRLLKEMGEIVAMTGDGVNDAPALKLADIGIAMGITGTEVAKEASDMVLADDNFSTIVSAIAEGRSIYSNMKAFIRYMISSNVGEVISIFLTAALGIPECMIPVQLLWVNLVTDGPPATALGFNPADADIMRKPPRKSNDALINTWVLFRYLVIGSYVGIATVGVFILWYTQASFLGINLASDGHTLVELSQLRNWGECSSWSNFTAAPYSVAGGRMITFSDPCDYFSVGKVKAMTLSLSVLVAIEMFNSLNALSEDISLIRMPPWRNPWLLVAMSVSFGLHCLILYVPFLANVFGIVPLNSNEWLLVILMSAPVILIDEVLKFVGRSRRKRKKEKIA is encoded by the exons ATGGAGGAAAAGCCGTTCCCAGCTTGGTCCTGGTCTGTTGAGCAGTGCTTAAAAGAATACAATGTGAAACTAGACAAGGGTCTGAGTGGTTATGAGGTTGAGAGGCGCCGTGAGAGGTATGGCTGGAATGAGCTTGCTAAAGAGAAGGGAAAGCCCTTGTGGCGTTTGGTTTTACAACAATTTGATGATATGCTTGTGAAGATACTTTTAGTTGCAGCCTTCATATCATTCATTTTGGCTTATATGCACGGAACTGAATCAAAAGAATCTGGATTTGAGGCCTATGTAGAACCAGTTGTGATTGTCTTAATCTTAGTCATTAATGCCATTGTTGGAGTTTGGCAAGAGAGTAATGCTGAAAAAGCACTTGAAGCTCTTAAAAAGATGCAATGCGAATCTGGGAAAGTTTTAAGGGATGGATATTTAGTGCCAGATTTGCCTGCTAGGGAGCTTGTTCCTGGTGATGTAGTGGAGCTTCGAGTTGGTGACAAAGTCCCTGCTGACATGAGAATCGCATCTTTGAAAACGTCTACCTTAAGAGTGGAGCAAAGCTCATTGACAGGAGAAGCTAATCCTGTTTTGAAAGGAACTGAACCTGTTTTCATGGATGATTGTGAGTTGCAGGCCAAAGAAAACATGGTTTTTGCAGGTACGACGGTTGTCAATGGGAGCTGTATATGTATTGTGGTTAGCACTGGGATGAACACTGAGATTGGTAAAATACAGAAGCAAATACATGAGGCTTCTCTGGAAGAGAGTGACACCCCTTTGAAGAAAAAGCTTGATGAATTTGGAAGCAGGCTCACCACTGCAATTGGGGTTGTTTGTCTTGTGGTTTGGATTATAAACTACAAAAACTTTCTGTCTTGGGATCTTGTTGATGGAAAACCAACAAATATTCGGTTTTCGTTTGAGAGATGTACTTACTATTTCAAGATAGCCGTTGCTCTTGCTGTGGCTGCAATCCCGGAGGGCCTTCCTGCTGTTATTACAACATGCTTAGCTCTAGGTACGAGGAAAATGGCAAAGAAGAATGCCATTGTGCGGAAGCTCCCCAGTGTGGAAACACTGGGATGTACAACTGTGATTTGTTCTGACAAAACTGGGACGTTGACAACTAACCAGATGTCAGTGACAGAGTTCTTCACTTTGGGAGGGAAAACCACTGCCTCCAGAATAATTCATGTTGAAGGGACTACTTATGATCCCAAAGATGGAGGAATAGTTGATTGGACATGCTACAATATGGATCCTAACTTGCAATCCATTGCTGAAATATGTGCTGTTTGTAATGATGCTGGGATTTACTTTGATGGGAACCTTTACAGGGCTACTGGGTTGCCCACTGAAGCAGCTCTTAAGGTTTTGGTTAAGAAGATGGGGGTTCCGGATAGCAAAGCCAGAAACAAGATTCGTGAAACTCAGCTTGCTGCAAGCTATTTGATTGATAATAGCACAGTCAAACTAG GTTGTTGTGAGTGGTGGACAAAGAGATCAAAAAAGGTTGCTACTTTGGAGTTTGATCGCGTTAGGAAGTCAATGAGTGTTATTGCCCGTGAGCCCTCTGGACATAACCGACTTCTTGTCAAG GGTGCTGTTGAGAGTTTGCTGGAACGGAGTTCACATGTTCAACTTGCTGATGGATCCCTCATACCAATAGATGAGCCCTGCAGCCAATCTTTGCTTATGAAACTTTCAGAGATGAGCTCCAAGGGGTTACGCTGCTTGGGTCTGGCATATAAGGATGAGCTAGGAGAGCTTTCAGATTATTACTCTGACAGTCATCCCGCTCACAAAATGTTGCTTGATCCAGCTAACTATTCCGGCATTGAAAGTGACTTAGTTTTTGTAGGGATTGTTGGTTTAAGA GACCCTCCTCGTGACGAAGTTCACAAAGCGATTGAGGATTGTAAAGAAGCTGGGATTATGGTTATGGTCATAACTGGAGATAATAAGTCCACAGCTGAGGCCATTTGTCAGGAAATCAAATTGTTTTCGAAAGGTGAGGATCTCAGGGGGAGAAGTTTTGTTGGTAAAGAGTTCATGGCTCTTTCAGCTTCCGAACAAGTTGAAATATTATCGAAACCAGGAGGAAAAGTCTTCTCTCGTGCTGAGCCAAGGCATAAGCAAGAAATCGTTAGGCTTCTGAAAGAGATGGGAGAGATTGTTGCAATGACAGGAGATGGTGTCAATGATGCCCCGGCACTTAAACTTGCTGACATTGGAATTGCCATGGGAATTACTGGAACTGAG GTTGCAAAAGAAGCTTCAGATATGGTTTTAGCAGATGATAACTTCAGTACCATTGTCTCAGCTATTGCTGAGGGTCGCTCCATTTATAGTAACATGAAGGCATTTATAAG GTACATGATATCTTCAAATGTTGGAGAGGTTATCTCCATATTCTTGACTGCTGCATTGGGGATACCTGAATGTATGATACCTGTGCAGCTTCTTTGGGTGAATCTGGTTACTGATGGCCCCCCTGCAACAGCTCTGGGCTTTAACCCTGCCGACGCTGACATCATGCGAaaaccacccaggaaaagcaatGATGCTCTCATAAATACTTGGGTTCTTTTCCGTTACTTG GTAATTGGCTCATATGTAGGCATTGCCACAGTTGGCGTCTTTATCTTGTGGTACACTCAGGCATCCTTTTTGGGTATCAATCTTGCTAGTGATGGACATACACTGGTTGAGTTATCTCAGCTTCGCAACTGGGGTGAGTGTTCTTCATGGTCTAACTTCACAGCTGCTCCATACAGTGTGGCTGGGGGTCGAATGATCACATTTTCAGATCCTTGTGACTATTTTTCTGTTGGGAAAGTGAAGGCAATGACATTGTCGCTATCTGTGCTGGTGGCGATTGAGATGTTCAACTCCCTGAACGCCCTTTCGGAAGATATCAGCTTGATCAGAATGCCACCTTGGAGGAACCCTTGGCTTTTGGTGGCCATGTCAGTGTCTTTTGGACTCCATTGCCTCATACTCTATGTTCCTTTTCTAGCAAATGTCTTTGGAATTGTTCCACTGAACTCAAATGAGTGGCTTCTGGTCATTTTGATGTCTGCACCAGTGATACTAATTGATGAAGTGCTTAAATTTGTgggaaggagtcgaaggaagcgAAAGAAGGAGAAGATAGCATGA